In Melopsittacus undulatus isolate bMelUnd1 chromosome 6, bMelUnd1.mat.Z, whole genome shotgun sequence, the following proteins share a genomic window:
- the TM4SF4 gene encoding transmembrane 4 L6 family member 4, protein MCTGSCAKCLGTTLIPLAVLCTLANILLFFPGGTVAEDHLHITDEVWYFGGILGSGVLTIFPALVFLGLKNNDCCGCCGNEGCGKRFAMFSSIIFAAVGVVGAGYCFILSAVALNRGPKCQTGTEWTYPFKNGDYLSNHTLWNICQSPENIVPWNLTLFSLLLIMSGIQTVLCAIQVVNGLFGTICGDCKCCGCCGVSI, encoded by the exons atgtGCACGGGAAGTTGTGCCAAGTGCCTGGGAACCACTCTTATTCCCCTGGCTGTGCTATGTACCCTCGCtaacattttgttgtttttccctgGAGGAACAGTGGCTGAGGACCATCTCCACATTACAGATGAGGTCTGGTACTTCGGAGGGATCTTGGGGTCTGGTGTATTG ACGATCTTTCCTGCTTTGGTATTTTTGGGCCTTAAGAATAATGACTGCTGTGGATGCTGTGGTAATGAGGGCTGTGGAAAGAGGTTTGCG ATGTTTTCTTCTATAATATTTGCTGCAGTTGGAGTTGTGGGAGCTGgatactgctttattttgtcAGCAGTAGCCCTAAACAGAGGCCCTAAATGCCAAACCGGAACAGAGTGGACCTATCCTTTCAAAAACGG GGATTACCTTTCTAACCATACACTGTGGAACATTTGTCAGTCACCTGAAAACATTGTCCCTTGGAATCTGACCCTCTTCTCCTTGCTGCTCATCATGAGTGGGATCCAGACAGTGCTCTGTGCTATCCAAGTGGTGAATGGCCTGTTTGGAACAATCTGTGGGGACTGCAAATGTTGTGGATGTTGTGGGGTGAGCAtttga